A single genomic interval of Bacillus smithii harbors:
- the murC gene encoding UDP-N-acetylmuramate--L-alanine ligase, with product MTTYHFVGIKGSGMSALAQILFDKGYKVQGSDIEKYFFTQKALEDAGIPIYPFSKDNIKPGLTVIAGNAFPDTHEEIQEALKLGLPVIRYHKFLGEFARKFTSIAVAGAHGKTSTTGLMAHVIGGAKPTSYLIGDGTGKGVKDAEYFVFEACEYRRHFLSYYPDYAIMTNIDFDHPDYFANIDDVFSAFQQMAMQVNKAIFAYGDDELLQKIQAKVPVVYYGFGEENDFQARNIKHTKNGTTFDVFVRNTFYGSFEIPLFGDHNVLNALGVIAVCQYENIDTEIVKERLLTFEGVKRRFTEKKMGTQIIIDDYAHHPTEIKATIHAARQKYPDREIVAIFQPHTFSRTQAFLNDFAQSLNEADSVYLCEIFGSARENHGKLSVKDLQERISGAQIIEEEDTSPLLKHENAVLIFMGAGDIQKFQLAYEKLLSNTLKK from the coding sequence ATGACAACATATCACTTTGTAGGAATTAAAGGATCGGGGATGAGCGCCCTCGCTCAAATTTTGTTCGATAAGGGCTATAAGGTGCAGGGTTCTGACATTGAAAAATACTTTTTTACTCAAAAAGCTCTGGAAGATGCCGGAATTCCGATTTATCCCTTCAGTAAAGACAACATTAAACCTGGTTTAACGGTTATAGCGGGAAATGCATTTCCTGACACACATGAAGAAATTCAAGAAGCGTTAAAACTTGGATTGCCGGTAATCCGTTACCATAAATTTTTAGGGGAATTTGCCCGCAAGTTTACAAGCATTGCTGTGGCAGGCGCTCACGGGAAAACATCGACGACAGGGTTAATGGCGCATGTCATTGGCGGGGCAAAACCTACTTCTTATTTAATCGGTGATGGTACTGGGAAAGGCGTTAAGGACGCCGAATATTTTGTTTTTGAAGCTTGTGAGTATCGGCGCCATTTCTTATCCTATTATCCCGACTACGCCATTATGACCAATATCGATTTTGACCATCCTGATTATTTTGCGAATATCGATGATGTTTTTTCTGCCTTCCAGCAAATGGCGATGCAAGTGAATAAAGCCATTTTTGCTTACGGTGATGATGAACTGTTACAAAAAATTCAAGCGAAAGTTCCCGTTGTGTATTATGGCTTTGGCGAAGAGAACGACTTCCAAGCTCGAAATATTAAGCATACAAAAAATGGTACGACATTTGATGTATTTGTAAGAAATACGTTTTATGGCTCTTTTGAAATTCCCTTGTTTGGCGACCATAACGTTTTAAATGCTCTCGGAGTAATAGCTGTTTGCCAATATGAAAATATTGATACGGAAATCGTCAAAGAACGGCTTCTTACTTTTGAAGGGGTCAAAAGAAGATTTACCGAGAAAAAAATGGGAACGCAAATCATTATTGATGACTATGCACACCATCCAACGGAAATCAAGGCAACGATTCATGCTGCACGTCAAAAATATCCTGATCGGGAAATTGTGGCCATTTTTCAGCCTCATACGTTTTCAAGAACTCAGGCCTTCTTAAATGATTTTGCTCAAAGCCTTAATGAAGCTGATTCTGTTTATTTATGCGAAATTTTCGGTTCAGCGCGTGAAAACCATGGCAAACTGTCTGTAAAAGATCTTCAAGAGCGGATTTCAGGAGCGCAAATTATTGAAGAAGAAGACACGTCTCCGCTCTTAAAGCATGAAAATGCGGTTCTCATCTTTATGGGAGCGGGAGATATTCAAAAATTCCAGCTTGCCTATGAAAAGCTGCTAAGCAACACTTTGAAAAAATAG
- a CDS encoding bifunctional 3-deoxy-7-phosphoheptulonate synthase/chorismate mutase, with product MGNQELEQLRQRVDEINLKLLELINERAKIVQEIGRAKLPQGVNKYDPVRERKMLNTIIERNDGPFENSTIEHIFKEIFKASLELQEDDHRKALLVSRKKKPEDTVIEINGELVGTGQPTFVFGPCAVESYEQVAEVAQSIKNKGLKLIRGGAFKPRTSPYDFQGLGLDGLKILKQIADEFQLAVVTEIVNPAHIEMALDYVDVIQIGARNMQNFELLKAAGSVKKPVLLKRGLSATLQEFMYAAEYIMSRGNEQIILCERGIRTYERATRNTLDITAVPILKQETHLPVFVDVTHSTGRRDLLLPAAKAALAIGADGVMAEVHPDPAVALSDSAQQMDLKQFDEFYNEILKAVPVKA from the coding sequence GTGGGAAATCAAGAGCTCGAACAATTAAGACAAAGAGTGGATGAAATTAATTTAAAATTGCTCGAATTGATTAATGAACGTGCCAAAATTGTTCAAGAAATTGGACGTGCGAAATTGCCGCAAGGGGTGAACAAATACGATCCGGTTCGCGAAAGAAAAATGTTGAACACGATTATTGAGCGAAATGACGGACCGTTTGAAAACTCTACTATCGAGCATATTTTTAAAGAAATTTTTAAAGCGAGCTTGGAACTGCAGGAAGATGATCATCGGAAAGCTTTGCTTGTTTCACGTAAGAAAAAACCGGAAGATACGGTTATTGAAATTAACGGTGAATTAGTAGGCACGGGTCAGCCGACGTTTGTATTCGGTCCATGTGCCGTTGAATCGTATGAGCAAGTAGCGGAAGTGGCTCAATCCATAAAGAACAAAGGATTAAAGCTTATTCGTGGAGGGGCGTTTAAACCACGCACTTCTCCATATGATTTCCAAGGACTTGGGTTAGATGGATTAAAAATATTAAAGCAAATCGCAGACGAATTTCAACTGGCAGTCGTCACAGAAATCGTCAATCCGGCTCATATTGAAATGGCGCTAGATTACGTGGACGTCATTCAAATCGGAGCCCGCAATATGCAAAACTTTGAACTTTTGAAAGCGGCAGGCTCTGTGAAAAAACCGGTTCTGCTAAAACGGGGGCTTTCCGCTACTTTGCAAGAGTTCATGTATGCAGCAGAATATATAATGTCGAGAGGAAACGAACAAATTATACTCTGTGAACGCGGAATTCGCACTTATGAAAGAGCGACTCGCAATACATTAGATATTACGGCAGTGCCAATATTAAAACAAGAAACGCACTTGCCGGTCTTTGTAGACGTAACTCATTCTACGGGCCGGCGCGACCTCTTGCTTCCGGCTGCAAAAGCAGCTTTAGCCATTGGAGCAGACGGTGTGATGGCGGAAGTTCATCCAGATCCGGCAGTGGCGTTGTCTGATTCCGCTCAACAAATGGATTTAAAACAATTCGACGAATTTTACAATGAAATTTTAAAAGCCGTTCCTGTCAAAGCATAG
- the ytxJ gene encoding bacillithiol system redox-active protein YtxJ, translating into MNKIETIEQFEQLLTREPRVFFLKHSLTCPISAHAYREMDQFLREHPREKGYFLAVQESRELSNYIARKFGIQHESPQAFLFINQRPVWYDSHYQITADTLAKI; encoded by the coding sequence ATGAATAAAATAGAAACCATTGAACAGTTTGAACAATTGCTGACAAGGGAACCACGCGTGTTCTTTTTAAAGCATAGTCTGACGTGTCCCATAAGTGCTCATGCTTATCGAGAAATGGACCAATTTTTGCGCGAACATCCAAGAGAAAAGGGGTATTTTTTAGCTGTCCAAGAATCCCGGGAGCTATCCAATTACATCGCTCGAAAATTTGGAATCCAACATGAGTCGCCACAAGCCTTCCTTTTCATTAATCAGCGTCCGGTATGGTATGATTCTCACTACCAAATCACGGCTGACACATTGGCAAAAATTTAG
- a CDS encoding YtxH domain-containing protein yields MENKEKRNSCGFLAGAFVGGVIGAAAALILAPKSGRELRRNLTGQADVFKEKASSWVELAKEKGIQWTCSAKEKSSELASATKDKAEHLSKTVQSKSGEMAGKIQTITSNAKEKTIQMADKVSQRFQSQNGQTLDEVSKKLEETKQAFEKTEKSVNKND; encoded by the coding sequence GTGGAAAATAAAGAAAAAAGAAACTCATGCGGATTTTTAGCCGGTGCATTTGTCGGAGGAGTCATTGGAGCTGCAGCCGCCTTGATTCTCGCCCCCAAATCTGGAAGAGAATTAAGAAGGAATTTAACCGGACAAGCAGATGTTTTTAAAGAAAAAGCGTCTAGTTGGGTAGAATTAGCCAAAGAAAAAGGAATACAATGGACATGTTCAGCAAAAGAAAAAAGCAGTGAATTAGCTTCAGCTACAAAAGATAAGGCGGAACATTTATCCAAAACGGTGCAATCAAAATCCGGTGAAATGGCAGGCAAAATTCAAACGATCACATCCAATGCGAAAGAAAAAACGATTCAGATGGCAGATAAAGTGAGCCAACGATTTCAATCACAGAATGGCCAAACTTTAGACGAAGTAAGCAAAAAACTGGAAGAAACGAAACAGGCGTTTGAAAAAACTGAAAAATCGGTTAATAAAAACGATTAA
- the fadH gene encoding 2,4-dienoyl-CoA reductase, with protein sequence MELKDRVVIITGGSNGMGKYMAKHFFQEGAKVVITGRNVERLEQAKKEIESQGNSEILTIAMDVRNPDDVDKMVRETDQKFGRIDVLVNNAAGNFICPAEKLSVNGWKAVVDIVLNGTFYCTRAVGKYWIETNSKGNVLNMVANYAWQAGPGVVHSAAAKAGVLSLTRTLAVEWGTKYGIRVNAIAPGPIERTGGADKLLDSEETERKVIDSVPLKRLGTPEEIAALAAFMVSDKASYLNGECISLDGGQWLKQPVFLFDESN encoded by the coding sequence ATAGAGTTGAAAGATCGTGTTGTGATCATAACAGGCGGATCAAATGGGATGGGAAAATATATGGCGAAACATTTTTTTCAAGAAGGAGCGAAAGTCGTTATTACAGGAAGAAATGTTGAAAGGCTGGAGCAGGCAAAAAAAGAGATAGAATCACAGGGAAATAGTGAGATATTGACGATTGCCATGGATGTCAGAAATCCGGATGATGTAGATAAAATGGTCCGAGAAACGGATCAAAAGTTTGGAAGAATTGATGTTTTAGTGAACAATGCCGCAGGAAATTTCATTTGTCCGGCAGAAAAATTATCCGTCAATGGCTGGAAAGCGGTGGTGGATATTGTCTTAAATGGAACCTTTTATTGTACAAGAGCGGTAGGAAAATATTGGATCGAAACGAACAGCAAAGGTAATGTTCTGAATATGGTTGCGAATTACGCTTGGCAGGCAGGCCCAGGGGTGGTTCATTCCGCTGCGGCGAAGGCCGGGGTTCTCTCGCTCACTAGAACGCTTGCGGTAGAGTGGGGCACCAAATACGGCATTCGGGTAAATGCCATAGCTCCCGGTCCTATTGAACGAACAGGAGGAGCAGACAAGCTGTTGGATTCTGAGGAGACGGAAAGAAAGGTTATCGACAGCGTGCCGTTGAAACGATTAGGAACGCCGGAAGAAATCGCTGCTTTGGCTGCTTTTATGGTTTCAGACAAAGCTTCTTATTTAAATGGAGAATGCATATCTTTAGACGGGGGGCAGTGGTTGAAGCAGCCGGTGTTTTTATTTGACGAGTCAAATTAG
- a CDS encoding DNA translocase FtsK, translating to MSWLKRFMKLFIDEEVVEIEESDSPHVPRQVPKERTDNLKKNPIKPVRELKTRIAYHYPQKPLSLPTVSEKIERKTLERHNRHRRNEPIKPEPKPTTENLKSASYHVSSERKGNRPFRPTNIPSPIYGYKRPSEASQSEVVEYELKNSFVEGEVSGHTETLKRKNENFEEQKERNQTLAVPFKNEEKQAEPSGKEQVAAEKEQVILEENHLKDEAASNEFSHLEDSPLSTKQSSQENDFPTVEEAVTEEYENVRKMEPVEEQNSVVRELDTSKDSNQEQRSETVSERADADKSNKSRPHLPFNVLMLKQDKRNLEKKNIANNRKQPDMAPHIHKVEKGQAEENIEKETDHQLPDIRFLTPPAEKKTNEAWIQQQIQLLNDTLKNFRVRAKVVNVTEGPSVTRFEVQPEPGVKVNKITNLSDDIKLSLAAKDIRIEAPIPGKHTIGIEVPNKESRPVYLSEIIMSPSFQNSQSPLTIAMGLDISGQAVVADLKKMPHGLIAGATGSGKSVCINSILISLLYKTTPEELKLLLIDPKMVELAPYNGIGHLVSPVITDVKAATQALKWAVDEMERRYELFAHAGVRNIERFNQKALEAKEKRMPYIVIVIDELADLMMMSPADVEEAICRISQKARACGIHLLVATQRPSVDVITGLIKANIPTRIAFSVSSQADSRTILDAGGAEKLLGKGDMLFLDNGTSKTVRLQGSFVSDGEIERVVSFVKEQWESDYLFVQEELVQKANFLQDEDDLFKPACEFVVRHGGASASLLQRHFRIGYNRAARLIEMMEEQGIISEQKPGKPRDVLITEEDFEDLKESSQF from the coding sequence TTGAGCTGGCTGAAACGATTTATGAAACTTTTTATAGATGAAGAAGTAGTAGAAATTGAAGAGAGCGATTCTCCGCATGTACCGCGGCAGGTACCAAAGGAACGAACAGACAATCTGAAAAAAAATCCAATAAAGCCGGTGCGGGAATTGAAAACGAGAATCGCTTACCATTATCCGCAAAAACCCCTATCTTTGCCTACTGTGTCGGAGAAAATAGAAAGAAAAACGCTTGAACGACATAATCGGCATCGGAGGAATGAGCCGATCAAACCGGAACCAAAACCAACAACGGAGAACTTAAAGAGTGCTTCTTATCATGTGTCGAGCGAACGGAAAGGCAACCGTCCTTTTCGACCAACGAATATTCCGTCTCCTATTTACGGGTATAAACGTCCGTCAGAAGCAAGCCAAAGCGAAGTTGTAGAGTACGAGTTGAAAAATTCTTTTGTGGAAGGAGAAGTGTCAGGTCACACAGAGACGCTAAAAAGAAAGAATGAGAATTTTGAAGAGCAGAAAGAACGAAATCAGACTTTGGCTGTTCCGTTTAAAAACGAAGAAAAACAGGCCGAACCTTCTGGAAAAGAACAGGTTGCGGCAGAAAAAGAACAGGTAATCCTTGAAGAGAATCATCTGAAAGACGAAGCGGCTTCCAATGAATTTTCTCATTTGGAAGACTCCCCATTATCAACAAAACAATCATCACAAGAAAACGATTTTCCTACGGTAGAAGAAGCGGTAACAGAAGAATATGAAAATGTAAGAAAAATGGAACCAGTCGAGGAACAGAATTCTGTTGTCCGGGAATTGGACACTAGTAAGGATTCGAATCAAGAACAGCGATCGGAAACTGTTTCTGAAAGGGCAGACGCAGACAAATCGAATAAATCACGTCCGCATCTCCCCTTTAATGTGCTAATGCTTAAGCAGGACAAACGGAATTTAGAGAAGAAAAATATCGCGAACAATCGGAAACAGCCGGACATGGCTCCTCATATCCATAAAGTGGAAAAGGGACAAGCGGAGGAGAACATCGAAAAAGAAACTGACCATCAGCTGCCCGATATCCGTTTTTTGACTCCGCCGGCTGAAAAAAAAACGAATGAAGCATGGATACAACAGCAAATTCAATTATTAAACGATACGCTGAAAAACTTCCGTGTACGCGCTAAGGTGGTGAATGTCACGGAAGGACCGTCTGTCACCAGATTTGAAGTACAGCCTGAACCAGGGGTGAAAGTGAATAAAATTACGAACTTGTCGGATGATATTAAGTTGAGCTTGGCGGCCAAAGATATTCGGATAGAGGCGCCTATCCCGGGAAAACATACAATCGGAATTGAGGTTCCGAATAAAGAAAGCCGCCCCGTATACTTAAGCGAAATTATTATGAGCCCTTCATTCCAAAACAGCCAATCTCCTCTCACGATTGCGATGGGACTGGATATTTCCGGCCAAGCGGTTGTGGCTGATTTAAAGAAAATGCCCCATGGATTGATCGCCGGCGCAACCGGCTCTGGAAAAAGCGTCTGCATCAATTCCATATTGATCAGCCTTTTGTATAAAACGACTCCTGAAGAATTGAAACTGCTATTGATTGATCCGAAAATGGTTGAACTCGCGCCGTACAACGGCATTGGACATTTGGTCAGCCCGGTTATTACGGATGTAAAAGCAGCTACCCAGGCGTTAAAATGGGCGGTGGATGAAATGGAAAGGCGGTATGAATTATTTGCTCATGCTGGTGTTCGAAATATTGAACGGTTCAATCAAAAAGCGTTGGAAGCAAAAGAAAAGCGTATGCCTTATATCGTCATTGTGATTGATGAATTGGCTGATTTAATGATGATGTCTCCCGCTGATGTCGAGGAAGCGATTTGCCGAATTTCCCAAAAAGCGCGGGCATGCGGCATCCACTTATTGGTAGCCACTCAGCGGCCGTCCGTCGATGTGATCACCGGGTTAATTAAAGCCAATATTCCTACTAGAATTGCCTTTTCCGTTTCCTCTCAAGCGGATTCACGAACGATTTTGGATGCCGGGGGAGCTGAAAAATTGTTAGGAAAAGGCGATATGTTATTTTTGGACAACGGAACATCAAAGACGGTGCGGCTTCAAGGCAGCTTTGTTTCTGATGGGGAAATCGAAAGAGTGGTTTCCTTCGTGAAAGAACAGTGGGAATCCGATTACTTATTTGTTCAAGAAGAACTTGTTCAAAAAGCCAACTTTCTGCAAGATGAAGATGACTTGTTTAAGCCGGCTTGTGAGTTTGTCGTCCGCCATGGCGGTGCTTCCGCTTCTTTATTGCAAAGACATTTTCGCATCGGCTATAATCGCGCGGCTCGGCTGATTGAAATGATGGAAGAACAAGGAATCATTTCGGAACAAAAACCCGGCAAGCCCAGAGACGTTTTAATCACGGAAGAAGATTTTGAGGATTTAAAGGAATCCAGCCAATTCTAA
- a CDS encoding DUF948 domain-containing protein → MIVILYVSVAVIAVAFLILALSVSRTLRSVDSTLNSVSKMLDGLESQLKGVTQETAELLHKTNELAENIGEKTKELNSVVYAVKGIGSSIETFNQSLKKITTTVGSQLEKNQNKISQAVQWSQVVKQVLDKWKRKEESPAAQTQNNTVSESRGSIERARN, encoded by the coding sequence GTGATTGTCATTTTGTACGTAAGTGTGGCGGTGATCGCTGTTGCATTTCTTATTTTGGCTCTTAGTGTATCCAGAACATTAAGGTCGGTTGACAGTACTTTAAACAGTGTATCAAAAATGTTGGATGGCTTGGAAAGCCAGTTGAAAGGAGTCACCCAAGAAACGGCTGAACTTTTACATAAAACGAATGAGTTGGCTGAGAATATTGGGGAAAAAACGAAAGAACTGAATTCGGTCGTTTACGCAGTGAAAGGCATTGGCAGTTCGATTGAGACGTTCAATCAATCTTTGAAAAAAATCACAACGACGGTAGGGTCGCAATTAGAAAAGAATCAGAATAAAATTTCACAGGCGGTCCAATGGAGTCAAGTCGTCAAACAAGTATTGGATAAATGGAAGCGTAAAGAAGAGTCGCCGGCTGCCCAAACACAGAATAACACCGTATCTGAAAGCCGCGGTTCGATAGAGAGGGCTAGAAATTAA